In Arcobacter sp. F2176, the DNA window CCAATTAACTAAAAGAAGGGTAGAAGAGAATATGAATACATCTATGAAAAAAAAACTAGTGAATTTACGAGTTGATTTTGCTTTCAAGCGCTTGTTTGGAGTAGAAGGAAATGAAGATATATTAATAGGGTTTCTGAATGCGGTACTACAATCATCTATTGATGAAGAAATTACATCTTTGCACTTAGATGATCCGCATCTTCCAAGAGAGCAGAAGGGTGATAAA includes these proteins:
- a CDS encoding Rpn family recombination-promoting nuclease/putative transposase, with the protein product MKKIEFLILSFSYIQLTKRRVEENMNTSMKKKLVNLRVDFAFKRLFGVEGNEDILIGFLNAVLQSSIDEEITSLHLDDPHLPREQKGDK